ACCATCTTGATGGGTGTTTGAGGTTGTATTGTGACATGTCATTATTAATGACAACCTTTTCACTGTTTCCTCATATACTTaaccatttttatattattaataaggGTGTCTGTCTATGTTAGTTTAGATCAACTCATCACTCCAACTAAATATCATGAAGTTGGTATCGCTACAAAACCAtcatatacacacacacacacacacacacacacatatatatatatatatatatatatatatatatatatatatatatatatatatatatatatatatatgcaactTTCCTTTTATGAATAATCTTCTTTTTGAGAATTTCTCTAACtacttttttacaaaattaaggaCTACATAAATGACGAACCGATCGCAATAATACAGGGAAAATTGCTTCCTGAAATTTCTTCCGAAGAGAAGAAAGTGAATAGAGCAATAGCACAACGCCACGTTGAGTTGCACACTTTTGGAATTAAACCTTGGTATTGATTTCTTTGGGAACAAGGTTAGCTTTTCTTTTATGGTTCCAGTGATGCTGTTACCTCTGCACCATTGCTTTCTTTTATTCTGGACCAACCTTTGTTACCCtacctttttttcttctgctttttTTCTACCCATGTGGACCTCTATATCACATGCTCCCACACCTCCTTTCCATCACTAACATCATTCCTAATTCAGATCAATCTCTCATCTTTCTGCCTCCTTTAACCCTATCATTCTCTCACTTGCCACCCCTTTTGCTTTATTAACCAAAATCATCATTAAATAATACTAATCATTTAACCAGAACTAGTTTCTTTATGTACCATATCATAAATCTCACTTCTCCAATGCTTCATTTCAATTACACTAATCTCTATAAAAAGTTATCATTTCATGCATAAGTTATGATTTCCCATAACATAATCATCAAATGTGGCCCAACCTCCTTTTATCAACACCCTAATAAAAAGTTACATGATTTTGTGCTGTGCTTTCTTCAATATATCCTGTTTTTTTATAACATGCTACATATCTACTAGCTCTTGCTTTAAACGTTTTATCATTTTGGTTTGGAAATTTAGACATTTTATCTTAAAGCATGGAGTTGGAGACAACAGCATGTGCATCATTGTAAGCTTTCATCATTAGTGTGCGTCAATATGTTGTTGAAGGCATACCTAGATAAGTACCTATATAGATGACACTTAGGACAATAACTAGTGCCACATGATTGAATATTTGATGAGTTTTTgaaatgtttatatattaattaaaaataaaattaatttacaaatgtaaacattatttttaaattaattttataaaaatgaattacttaaagttcacttaatatatttttttattatgaaaactCTCTTCTTTTGCATACAAACAAATACCAACTGGTCTTTGACGAGATCAACAATCAATAGAGTTCTTTTCACTCAATATGCATTGGGAATCACAAGGTTGACAAAAATGTCAAATGAACATTATCTACAATGTTTCTAACCATATTTTTTCGTAAAAAATCAATGCGTGTTCAGAGATACAAGAATACTTATGTGCATTACAACTCATATACAGTACAAGTCTTTGGGTCTAAGTCTAAGCAAATATGCCcccatttaaatatttaattttgaccAACACTCTTTTAATGCAATCTTATAAATAAGCAGTGATAGAAAATTTTACCAatggtttctttattttttgttttttaatttttgagtaatgtaattttattgacaaatacTGAAATCTCACACTGTATTTTCTGTTTTCCAGAATTTGTGAAAACTACAGAGACATGATTGTGTTTAGTTTGAAAACTATAGTGTTTTCAAAAGTAAAATGTTAggtgaaaataatataatattttataaatactattaaaacgtagtattagttaaaaatataaatataaaaataagctACGATAATAAGGAAAGAATTAGTTAGTTTTTTCTCGGAGAACAAGCGAATTAATTGAGGAGGGAACAAAGCCCAAACATCATGGGCAGTTTCCGTCTGCACCTCTATAAATTTCTCCCTACACccttatataataaattttcgGTTTTGCTGCTTTCAGATTTTGTAATccgaaaatgaaaaatgacttatgaattatataatttgaaagcAAATAATGATTtccaaattatacaatttaaaattaaaaatgataaaaaatagttttcagATTGCATAATCAGGTCATTTGAGTTCTAAATTATCCaatccaaaatttattttttatttttcaattgtgCAATTCTTCTTAAGTATACAATTGGGAAGTTATATGAGAGTGTAAAAGGAAATTTATAGAGCTGCGGAAAGAAATTGTCCCTAAGAAAATAGCGATTGGCCCATGTGTCTCGTTTGACGAGTATTAACAATTCGGCCCAGTATTCCATATTAATACTTTGGAATTATGTATAAGGCAATTGCTTCATGCACTCCCATATCTTCATGTTACACCCCGTAATCTTTAAAATACCAAATGTATTTCTATGAGTAAATTGGTTTAcattttaacatttaagttcTTAACAATTACGTCTTTCGAAATAGTAtggaacaaaaaaatattattctaagTCGAGACAGGTCAAATAGGACCGAAAGTCGAGATAAACTGATCGGGATCAAAGTTTGAGACAGACTAGGTTGGTCTAAAGGTTGAGAAGAGTCGAGTTGGACTAAATGTTGAGATGAGATGGATGTTGCAAAATGTCAAGAAGGGCCTAGGCAAAAACTCGGCCGACTTCGTCCAGGAATTCTATGGCTGAAACTCATTTGAATCGGCTCCAActgaaattcaattaaattcagTCTTGATCAAATTCGGCTGGAACAACCACAACCTAAAATCGCTTGAATTTGGTTGTGGCCACCATGACTAAAACATGGTCGAGTCAATTTTGACCAATATTTGACCAAATTAGAATAGTTAACCTCGaaaaattgatcaaattcaGTTGAGCTGGCCACtatcaaaattcaattaaatttattctGATCAAAATTTAGTCGAGTTGATTTTGACCGAAAATCACCCAAATCCAATCGATTCGACCCTTATCAATGTTTAGTTGAGTCGACAACAACCAAGTTGAACtacaatttataaacttttaaagaattgaaaaatataaaacaaattaattttgaactAACGAGTAGTTAACTAAATTATAACTTTAGAAATTTaactcttaaaaataaattatatattttataataatatagttcagtttttaattaaaatctttattataatataatacatgataatttattgtcgttaaattaattttgtcaaATATTTAATCACATCCCTCACCAAAGTGAATACAAAAGAGTTTTAAAATgtaactatatatatatgttatataatttaaatattaaattttaaatattttacataccTAAATtgaaatcattatttttatttagttgaaaatatatatataattattacatgTTTAGTGAGTACCATAATATTGTCATTTTATAACaatgttttttattagtattttctCCTTACATAACAGAATCTCAAccatataaaaagaaaagaaaaattaagaaaataaaatacttattaattaAATCTATAACAATTTCGTAAATAATTTTACAGTTTTTTATCTCTGTCAaatcaaatatttcttttgacaacatgttttttctttccaaagAACAAAGGTTGCAAGCAAATGTACATGACAGGTCTAAACTAGACATTTGAAAACCCAAATGACAAAAGAAAACATACGTCATAGCAAAATTCTATGCATTGATTAATCTTAATTAGAATAACCCAACGAAAATGGTATTAAGAAGCCAAAATTAGTTCTTTGTAAGTGATTTAAACAATGTAATTTGGAATTAATAATGGGAAAGTGCAGCAAGTATCATGAATGGATGTTAAATAAATGATTTGGGTTTACCGTTATGTTTTTCACAACTTAACAAAGTATATATGCTAACCCAAAAATTTACTAGACTTAAAGCTTGATCAGTCTGACTTGAATCCAATTTCCttcattaatttagaatctTCTTGGCAATACAcgaaatcatatttttatatatatatatagtttgacTTATAGAAATCTACGtaacacaaattttaaattcataatattttatggTAAGGTGACTACTTTTCTTTAACGGAAATTAAAAGCATccaattataattttcatcaaTGTCAtactaaataaaagtaataacttTGAAAAGAACACGTATTTCAAATAAACCCCACATCGTATCTATATATTTGCCAAGTCATAGATAAAACTAAGAGCACAAATAAAAGtcacatatattaaaataaataaatttagaattagTTGTTCACGTCTTTAGTATTTTTCTTACAGGGTCGTTAATACTGTTTTGTTTAGAAATTTGAATTCAAGATGATAAATCTCGTATTAATGCACAcgtttataattataaaatatctaataataataataataatacatatttatttatttattttgaaattagatTTGTCGACcacatttaattttgttatcacCTTCCACATGAATGCAGACAGAGCTTAAAAAGAAGCCAAAATAGAAAAGGCGAATTCCGcgctgaaaaagaaaatagaaagcgAAGGAAGGAAAAGACGAAATGACGAATAGACGAGGAAGGAGGGTGGAGAGAAGAAAAGTTCGCATGCGTCATGACAACCGTTAAGTTACGGGTAACCTGCTTATGACGTGGCTTCGTCCTAGCCCTCCGATCGTTCCCCATCCAAACACAGTCAAATTTCCCCACTTCCCCATTCTTCtcccttcttctttcctctcccTCTCACTTGCATCTCATTCTGAATCTCGCGCCGTTTCTCTCTCTTCGCTTCCTCGCTGTGGCGGATCCGAACGCTTGCATTTCCAGCTCAACCGATTCGTCCGTACGACGCGTCGTCGTTCGTGACTTCCACATTCGTGTTCGATTCCTGTGTTGCTGTCATTTGATTTGATTTCATTTGATTCCAGAGTGTTCCGTAAGTTTCGAGTAGTGCGCATGTTCGTTCATGCATGAGTGCTTCTGAACGGTTCCTTGCGAATTCGATGGATACTCGGATGGCCTCTGCCGTCGTCAATTTCGTGAACTCGACGTTGGATTGGGTGATGTTCGCGTTGGATGCTCCTTCTGCGCGAGCTGTGGTTTTCGGAGTCCATATCGGTggtagtttttcattttctggagttagatttatctttattttctgtttGAATTGATGATTATGAATGTAattagttagttagttagttaaTTCTTTGATTGATTTCCTCCATTTGAACCGTGTCTTTGAAGGACATTTATTCATCGAAGTTTTACTGCTGGTGGTCATACTTTTCTTGCTTTCGCAGAAAAGTTACAAGCCTCCTAAAAGGCCATTAACAAACAAGGTTAGTTCAACATTACTTTTTATCTCTGTGTGAGAGTGATAATGTGcattttttgatttatttttttacatatttaaggCTTTAGTTATTTGTTGAATAATGTGAAGTAGCGCTGGGACACGGTTGTGTAAACTTTTATGTGAAAATGACATTGACATTTGGTTTGTTGTCATCCTTTTCCTGAtacaattacttttatttttcctatttcATCAAAGATTAGCGCTTCACCTTTAGATTGCATGCATTGTTGTTATTAGTATATATTATGCAGCTAAAAAGTGGTGTCTGTTAGTGTTTAGAATTTAAAAGCTATTCAATGTAAGGAGAAAATTAGACATTCAGTTATTGTCGTTTTTAGTTGTTCTAGGGACCTGACATGGGGGCATCTCTTATTATTCTTTAtgagaatttcaaaatttcaagaTAGATTAATCGTTGGAGTTCCTACAGATGGAAAGTATGCTCTTCAGACATGCAATTCAGTTATGTCTTTTTTCATCCCTGGTGCTTACTTGGAACTACACTGacatttattttccattttttttacttcgAGTAGTTTTCAGAGAATCAACTCCTGATAGATTTCAGTTTGTGAAGTATGATAGTATAAGAACAGCTTGCTTTATGATAGATTAGAACTTGCTTTTTGGATGATTATTTATGCTGTTAACATTTTTGGTAGCATATCTCAGAGTGGACGCAGAAAAAATTGTATGTGAACAATTTTCATGTCTAAGCTGAAACTATATCATTGGAGGTTTATGTTTTTTCTATCTGATTATTGTGTCGAATATCTGAAGTTACTGTTATTTTCTAAAGAACATAATTACCATGTTCTTCTGAAGAAATACTTATGATTGAAATCTGTTTTAGAGTGTACGTATAGTAATTTAGGCTACTGATATAAGTGTAATCAGTTACCTCTGACTATCTGACAGATTTAGTTTGTTACTGTCATTGACCTTTGTTCCCAGCTCTATAAATAGTGCCGTTCTGTAATCTTCGAAGTATGAATAAAATACTCTCagtttcctctctctctctcatatatatatatatatgtttccaACAATATGTTAGCATATTATTCCATGCTAACTTGTACAATGCAATCTGAGATTCATCAGTTGTATTatgcaattttaatttttttatgcttgtGATATGCAGGAAATTGACGAGTTATGTGACGAATGGGTTCCAGAACCCCTTATTCCTTCTCTTAATAAAGAGTTGCTGTATGAACCACCAGTGTTGGAgaggtgtttttttttctttggtcgTAGCAAACTTTTTTTCTAGCTTTAATGTCTTGAACATTTTAAGATGAAATCCTGAAATTATGTTTTATGCTTGTCAATTTCACTGCTATGGTTACATTTTCTTGACATAGATTCATGAAATTTTTGAGGAAGATTTCTAGGCCTTTGATAAGATTTCTACCTAGTCAGTTATGACATGGTGATCTTTGGTTATAGAAACAGAAACAACCGTACCCAAACTCAACTATAATGGGAGCCTTGTGCACTGGATAACCCCTCCAGATTTTTAAGTTCTTgccattttattttgaaaaaaagggAGTGTATATTAACAAGTTCTCCCTTATGATGTAATGATATTTCCAATGTGTCCCTTCTACTTTTCAAAGTCTGATAAAATAGTGTTGTTTTTTATGCAGTGCTGCTGGTCCACATACCATAATCAAAGGCAAAGAAGTTGTGAATTTTGCTTCAGCAAACTATCTTGGGTTTATAGGTCATCCAAAGCTACTTGTAAGGAAATGGTCTCCATATCCATAATAATTCCTTTTTTTGGGGCGCTGGGTTGACatagttaaattatatttaccTTTTCTTGTAGGactcatgttcttcttctttagCAAAATATGGTGTTGGTTCTTGTGGTCCCCGTGGGTTTTATGGGACAATTGGTAAGGCTCAATctcaatgttttttttctttgatgaaatgCTTCTGTTCTTATGATAATTTTTCTTTGCCTAGATGTCCACCTTGATTGTGAAGGAAGAATAGCAAAGTTTTTAGGAACCCCTGATTCAATTCTCTACTCTTACGGACTCTCCACAATGTTCAGTGCAATTCCTGCTTTCTCTAAAAAAGGAGATATAATTGTAGCGTAAGTGCTAAAGTTTGTCTTTGAAAAGATTCTGTGCTGTAATATTTCTGTTTTTCATCTGTTTTTTGGACtcataacatttatttatacttGTAGTGGGCATTGACATCACATAGAATTGTTTTCTTTGGCTTTCTCTCATTGCTTTTGTTTGTGTATTAGAATGgtataaagaaaaaactaaaacactTGTCTATTCAGTTGCTCACTTGGTATGGCTGATTGATGGAGGCTGTGTTACTGTAAATTATGTTTTGTAAGTTTGTGTGTTTTACAGGGATGAGGGAGTTCACTGGGGAATACAGAATGGCCTTCATCTTTCTCGAAGCACAGTAGTGTATTTTAAGCACAATGACATGGACTCTTTAAGAGAAACACTAGAGAACATTACTGTCAAATATAAGCGGACAAAGAATTTGAGGCGATATATTGTTGTTGAAGCTGTCTACCAGGTAGATCTTGTTGATCATCTGTTCAGTAGATTAGCTTTACACTTTTACATCGTGTTTCCAATGAATGAAGTTCCCACTCACAAGATTCACAACCTTTAGCTTTAAAACAAATAGCCGTTTGAAACTTTGAATTGCTTGCTGCTTCTTGCAACTGATGATATTGATAACTTTTTCTGTATGAACTGCCAGTTCTGCTGAGATAGTAATCAACAAACGCAAATTGAAGATAAGTATGAAggattgaaatttgaaaaaaagcTTCCAGCCTTAGAGTGGCAGTCTGATGGGAATTGATAGTTAAGGGTAGTTATGGAAGTTATTACATGTGTAGAACTAACTGCTTTAGATAAAAGTTATGGATTGGAAACCCTAGGATGACAGTTAAGTGTAGAAAGAACTGTTGGCAGTGGTGTAGGTTTTGTGTGTAGAAAATAACTTGGTGCCTGGCTGTTATGTATTTGGAGTATATATTTGATAGTAGGTTGTGTAGTTAGGAGGAGTGTGAAGTTATTTGTAGTTAGTGGACAGAGAATACTATGCAGGACACTTTTGTCTTTGGGACAAGACAAGAGTAATGTTGTATTGTATGAGCTATGAGACTTTCGTCTGTGGGACAATGAATGTAGTGGTGTTTGATTTCATTGTtcaatagtatattttatttcttttaccaattgattttttgtatgtttggtTCAATCcaacatattattaaaaggagaaaatttgtgtgaccTGTTAAGAAGACTGGGATGTGTGACCGAGAGGATAGATGAATTGAAATAAGAGAAACTAGAAGCTGAAAGCCAGTATTGAGGCGCAGGTTAGATGTGAGTTTGGGCAAAAAGATTGGCAAATTTTTTTAGAAGGTTTTGTTGGAGATGGGAGAATTATGGGAAAGTCTGGAGAAGAGGAGGAAGGCAGGTCATTGGACAGGGAAGAGAATAAGGAAGTATCAGACTCAAGTGCTCAACCAATCATGATATAGGTGAGCACTTTTGAGAGTTAAGGTGGAATTGATATCTTTcagtggaggtgaccatattgGGTGAATTGCTGGGGCCGAAACTTGTTTTGAAGTTCAGAATATTAGTGAAGACGTGAAGATTAAATTAACATAGTCAAGCATGCATAGTTCTACTATTCATTGGTTTAATCTATCATCACATCTCTCTAGCCCGCAGGGGACAGATAACCAAAGGCTAGTGAACTGTTTACCCAAAAACAAAAGTTGGATTATTCTTTGGGTGGGTTGCAACCTGAAATCAAGCATAGGGAGTGATCATTTCAACGAAAAACAAAAACTCTAACAGTGCAATATGCACAAAGTATAGGAGCAGAGGTTTTAGATTTGCTTGCACTTGTGGGTAGTTAGTTACTGGTAGGGGGAATGGTGATAGCAATTTCAGCAGTACAAAGAGGAAGAGAAATTCAAGTAACATAACTCTTTCAAGTTTAGTGTCTTTTTAACCAAATAAAGGGTGGAGATGGGCATAATTGTGGCGTGAAAAGCATGAGGCCTGCCATGTGGCATACCAATAATTGATGGAAAGAAGGACAAGTAAGGGCTTATGCTTTGGGCGAGGAGCAAAATTCCACCCTTGCATTGATGTTTAGTGAAACAAGATTGAATGTTGGAAGATAATGTAGCCCTAATTGAAGATGGAGAAGTAATTGCTAGCCAAGTGGTTAAAGATAATCAGCCTTGGGGATAGGGTTGATTTCAGCTGGTAGTAATGATGGGAACTAATAGTTAGGGGTTGTTCTGACAATTATGTATATGGAATTACGCTGGTAGTTAGTTCTAGAGCAAACTGAACACAGATAGattgttatttttgttagaGAAAAAGTGATCTCATGAAAAATCACCACCAACTTTGTTGCTCTATTGACTAATTGGCATATATCTTCAAGGGTCCTTGTGTAGATTGTATTTCTAACGAACTCCGTACATACTACGAATTCTATAGGTGGCACTACTAATGATTATATATGGAGAATCATGTGTGGTCCAGTAGTTGGAATTCCTTATATTTAATTCTATAGAAAGTGTTAAGAtgtggactttaagtctaactcaaccccacaaaactagtttataaggtgagatttgtaccacttatatattgtgaattagctttatctctagtcgatataAGACTTCTAACACACCCTTCCTTATGTTGAGACATATACATATCGAGCATGAGACTAGATATTAGGTGATCTGATGACGGGTGGAATAACGGACCCAACAAACGACAAACTTAGACTCTAAATCATGCTTTGATACCATGATAAGAAGtgaactcaaccccacaaaaccagtttgtaaggtgaggtttgcacctacttTGATGTAACGGGTGGACTTATCTCTATTCGATGTAGAACTTCTAATAGAAGGCATGgtgtattattaaatacttaagtTGTTCATGTGAAGGGGAATGGTTGattaatatctataataaataaatttgtagttGTGGCTAATCAATCTTTCtgcagtttttttttcatttcttttcttgaCTTTTGGTTGTTCAGATTGTTTCTATAAGAGCCAATTGTACTAGTGCTTGTAAAGCTTAGGGATTTTTCACTTTTCAAATCAGGTGAATGGGATTGAGTTAGGTCTTAAGTCCAATGTCAAAGAGTTACTTTTTCTGTATTAACATCTGTCTATACAAATAGGCATTTGTGTAAACAAGAAATTGCTCAACTGATATCTGCTACTATCCTTTTTATTGCAATGCTTTTCAGAATTCTGGCCAAATagcacccttggacgagatcgtTAAATTGAAGGAAAAATATCTATTTCGTGTTCTGCTGGATGAAAGCAACTCATTGGGTGTGCTTGGAAGTTCAGGAAGAGGTCTAACTGAATACTGTGGAGTTCCGGTATGTTttgaatttctttgttttgggAGGTGGGTGCATGTGCTCACCCTAGATGCAAGTATGCATTTATTCAAAAATGTATTGTTGTTTGTGATTTGTGGTTACATGCTCCAGGTTGAGAAGATAGACATTATAACTGCTGCTATGGGACATGCATTGGCCACAGAAGGAGGATTCTGCACTGGAAGTGCAAGAGTTATCGATCACCAAGTATGGAAGTGTCATGTGATATATAGCCATTAACCATCTACAAGTAATGTGTTAGGTTTCTTAGTATACCAAGCGAAAACAAAGAATTGTAAATGTGgaaatttaagaatttattctcaaggatttatttttttggtttacaTTTCATCATTTATTCCTGAATTTATAGGTGTAAACTGTAAAAGTTTCAAAATGGAGAGGCATGCTATCactatttattgtttgttgatgACAATTGTTTCTTATCTGCATTGCTTTGCTCTAATATGCCTGTTTTCTACCCTGGCAGCGATTGAGTAGCTCTGGTTACGTCTTTTCTGCTTCTTTACCTCCTTATCTTGCAAGCGCTGCAATTACAGCTATTGATATCCTGGAGGAAAATCCCAATCTAATAACAAAGCTGAAGAGCAATATTTCTTTGTTAAGGAAAGGTGGGGTTTTATTTCACTGAGTGTAGTGTGTAATGTAGTGCCTATTTGGCTAGTGCAGGATACCTGACAGATTGaattgcttttttatttttatgcatttGTTTTcacccatgaaaaaaaaaggattgtATGTTAAGCACTGATGATTTTACGTACACTGACTGGCCAATGCAGAATTGTCAAAAATATCGGGCATCACAATTGCAAGCAATCCAGAGTCACCTATTGTTTATTTGAGATTAGAGCAATCAACAGGTTCCGTGAAAGATGACCTGCGTCTGCTTGAAACTATCGCAGAACGGGTGAGGAATGATGCTTGGTGATGTTAAATTTATTGGTTTCGATTTTAATTGTCCTTAATGTTGTGCATTCGCAGGTTTTGAGGGAAGAATCTGTATTTGTGGTGGTTTCCAAAAGATCAACACTGGATAAGTGCCGTTTGCCTGTAGGAATTAGATTGTTTGTTTCTGCGGGGCATTCAGAGTCTGATGTGCTCAAGGCATCCGAATCATTAAAGAGGGTTACAGAATCAGTGCTGGGTGGTTATAATTGAACACTCTACAACTTTCTTCTGCATCTTATGTTCCAAAACATAAGTTCTATTCCCAAGATTAGGTGAGCAATTTTGAAATCCAGGCGATAGAAGTCGTCCTGTAGTTCGTAATTTGTGTAGTATTTTCTGTGATTTAATTCAGGGTAACAGTCTTTTGCGGCTGTTCTCATTGTTTGTCTAAAGTGGTAGAATAAGgatttaatatttcaatattacCATGAGCTTGGAATATG
This window of the Vigna angularis cultivar LongXiaoDou No.4 chromosome 7, ASM1680809v1, whole genome shotgun sequence genome carries:
- the LOC108338345 gene encoding long chain base biosynthesis protein 1 isoform X1, giving the protein MSASERFLANSMDTRMASAVVNFVNSTLDWVMFALDAPSARAVVFGVHIGGHLFIEVLLLVVILFLLSQKSYKPPKRPLTNKEIDELCDEWVPEPLIPSLNKELLYEPPVLESAAGPHTIIKGKEVVNFASANYLGFIGHPKLLDSCSSSLAKYGVGSCGPRGFYGTIDVHLDCEGRIAKFLGTPDSILYSYGLSTMFSAIPAFSKKGDIIVADEGVHWGIQNGLHLSRSTVVYFKHNDMDSLRETLENITVKYKRTKNLRRYIVVEAVYQNSGQIAPLDEIVKLKEKYLFRVLLDESNSLGVLGSSGRGLTEYCGVPVEKIDIITAAMGHALATEGGFCTGSARVIDHQRLSSSGYVFSASLPPYLASAAITAIDILEENPNLITKLKSNISLLRKELSKISGITIASNPESPIVYLRLEQSTGSVKDDLRLLETIAERVLREESVFVVVSKRSTLDKCRLPVGIRLFVSAGHSESDVLKASESLKRVTESVLGGYN
- the LOC108338345 gene encoding long chain base biosynthesis protein 1 isoform X2; this encodes MSASERFLANSMDTRMASAVVNFVNSTLDWVMFALDAPSARAVVFGVHIGGHLFIEVLLLVVILFLLSQKSYKPPKRPLTNKEIDELCDEWVPEPLIPSLNKELLYEPPVLESAAGPHTIIKGKEVVNFASANYLGFIGHPKLLDSCSSSLAKYGVGSCGPRGFYGTIDVHLDCEGRIAKFLGTPDSILYSYGLSTMFSAIPAFSKKGDIIVADEGVHWGIQNGLHLSRSTVVYFKHNDMDSLRETLENITVKYKRTKNLRRYIVVEAVYQNSGQIAPLDEIVKLKEKYLFRVLLDESNSLGVLGSSGRGLTEYCGVPVEKIDIITAAMGHALATEGGFCTGSARVIDHQVWKCHVIYSH